From Eubacterium sp. 1001713B170207_170306_E7, one genomic window encodes:
- a CDS encoding glycyl-radical enzyme activating protein, protein MIKMNRYWNSRDTALVFNIQKCSIHDGPGIRTIVFLKGCPLNCLWCANPESQEYGKEIADTQSHCIGCGVCIEKCPKRCITLDASGHGVIDRGICNVCGICTEVCYAKSKRVVGEEMTIERLMEKVQRDRIYYTNSNGGVTFSGGEPLTHPDFLLNAARECKTLGINVAVETCGYAEYQLFAPAMQYIDLLFMDIKEIDSKRHEVLTGRGNERIIDNFKKIDALGNKITVRIPVVPGYNDRLENFKGIAELVASADHAKGIELLAYHALGVHKYEMLGRKYALKDVKTPEEEKMLEYVDYINQFLMPAGKKCWFEQYE, encoded by the coding sequence ATGATCAAGATGAACCGGTACTGGAACAGTAGAGACACTGCACTGGTGTTTAATATCCAAAAATGTTCAATTCATGATGGACCTGGAATACGCACGATTGTTTTTTTAAAAGGTTGTCCATTGAACTGCTTATGGTGTGCAAATCCAGAGTCGCAGGAATACGGAAAAGAGATTGCAGATACCCAATCACATTGCATAGGTTGTGGTGTTTGTATTGAAAAGTGTCCAAAACGGTGTATCACATTAGATGCAAGCGGTCACGGTGTTATAGACAGAGGCATATGCAATGTGTGTGGTATTTGTACAGAAGTATGCTATGCAAAATCGAAGCGTGTGGTTGGAGAAGAAATGACCATCGAAAGGCTTATGGAAAAGGTACAGCGCGATAGAATTTATTATACCAATTCTAATGGTGGAGTTACCTTTTCAGGAGGAGAACCGTTAACACATCCTGATTTTCTTTTGAATGCGGCCCGGGAGTGTAAAACGTTGGGAATAAATGTAGCTGTTGAAACCTGTGGTTATGCAGAATACCAGCTTTTTGCACCAGCTATGCAATACATAGATTTGCTTTTTATGGATATTAAAGAAATTGATTCAAAGAGACATGAAGTTTTGACAGGACGCGGAAACGAAAGAATCATTGATAATTTTAAAAAAATTGATGCTTTGGGAAATAAAATAACAGTACGAATTCCAGTGGTTCCAGGCTATAATGACCGTTTGGAAAATTTTAAAGGGATCGCTGAATTAGTGGCCTCCGCCGATCATGCGAAGGGTATTGAACTGTTAGCATACCATGCTCTTGGGGTTCATAAATATGAAATGCTGGGCAGGAAATATGCGTTGAAGGATGTTAAAACACCAGAAGAGGAAAAAATGTTGGAATACGTTGACTATATAAATCAGTTTTTGATGCCAGCAGGTAAGAAATGCTGGTTTGAGCAGTATGAATAG
- a CDS encoding glycyl radical protein, translating into MITRRVEKLRDRMRETKPHICVERAELITKFYRQCSCDTPMLRRAKLLKYLLANMTIYIADDELFAGNQAKEYRGVPVFPEFGANWIIETIDTFSTRPTDPLFISDENKEKLLEDLEFWKNNSFKELVDDQLTEEVLEVEQLGVLSVGSRTTSTGHVVPNYPKVFSLGLKGIIEKVQRKIDAVEFVNHNTQRQIDFWQGVIIVCEACIDFARRYEKLAKEMAEKESEPKRKKELLQIASNCANVPENPPQTTYEALQFFWFMHLIMQIETNGHSIGLGRFDQTMFPFYKKDIEEGLITFDQCVEYIECLWIKITEIIKVRDDFDAQAFAGYPMWQNCAVGGVTPNGKDAVNEFSFCILQATSEVKTTQPTISFRYHDAINEEFFKKALTMIQDGLATPAMFNDKLIIPLVLSKGATIKEARDWSIEGCVENYVTGKTDGRPVVGYINTVKLVEFVLNDGVDPLTGKQVGLKTGDPNRFESFEEFMDAYQKQMEYFTRLMCEAYNIVGACQANMVPALLSSSLVDDCIEKGKTLQEGGAKYNFSGSFITAMANAADSIAAIKKFVYDEHKISFDELKVAIADDFKNYEPLRQMLMNNAPKYGNDDDYVDEIAQKIVEIATDEIEKYPDSRDGKYVLSVLSQSFNVLQGKSVGATPDGRHAFEALADNASPAASRDVNGPTAALRSVSKIDQFRPLIGTLLNQKFDPVIVKGEKGLNILGTLIKSYFDEYGEHVQINVVDEETLRDAQIHPENHRNLMVRVAGYSAYFIELDKDVQENVIARTAQQSL; encoded by the coding sequence ATGATAACCAGACGTGTAGAAAAATTAAGAGATAGGATGCGTGAAACAAAACCACACATTTGTGTTGAACGCGCGGAATTAATTACTAAATTCTACAGACAATGCTCCTGTGATACCCCAATGCTCAGACGCGCCAAGCTATTAAAATATTTATTGGCAAATATGACGATATACATTGCTGACGATGAATTGTTCGCCGGCAATCAAGCTAAAGAATATCGGGGAGTTCCAGTATTTCCTGAATTTGGAGCAAATTGGATTATTGAGACGATTGATACCTTTTCTACCAGACCAACGGACCCTTTATTCATTAGCGATGAAAATAAAGAAAAGCTTCTTGAGGATCTTGAGTTTTGGAAAAATAATAGTTTTAAGGAGCTTGTTGATGATCAGTTAACAGAGGAAGTATTGGAGGTCGAACAACTTGGGGTTTTGTCTGTTGGCTCAAGAACTACCTCCACAGGACATGTGGTTCCCAATTATCCAAAAGTTTTCAGCTTAGGATTAAAAGGAATTATAGAAAAAGTACAGAGAAAAATTGATGCTGTTGAGTTTGTTAATCATAATACACAGCGCCAGATTGATTTTTGGCAGGGTGTAATTATTGTTTGTGAAGCTTGCATAGACTTTGCACGACGCTATGAAAAATTAGCTAAGGAAATGGCTGAAAAAGAAAGCGAACCAAAACGAAAAAAGGAGCTTTTACAAATTGCCAGCAATTGTGCGAATGTTCCTGAGAACCCGCCGCAGACCACCTATGAAGCACTCCAGTTTTTCTGGTTTATGCACTTGATTATGCAGATTGAAACAAATGGACACTCTATTGGTCTTGGGCGGTTTGATCAAACGATGTTCCCTTTTTACAAAAAAGATATTGAAGAAGGTCTTATCACCTTTGATCAATGCGTAGAGTATATTGAGTGTTTGTGGATTAAAATAACAGAAATTATTAAAGTGCGCGACGACTTTGACGCACAAGCTTTTGCAGGATATCCTATGTGGCAAAACTGTGCGGTTGGCGGCGTAACACCGAATGGTAAAGATGCAGTCAATGAATTTTCTTTCTGTATTCTGCAGGCAACCAGCGAAGTGAAAACAACACAGCCAACCATATCTTTCCGCTACCATGATGCTATTAATGAAGAATTTTTCAAGAAGGCACTGACAATGATACAGGATGGTCTTGCAACACCGGCAATGTTTAACGATAAGCTGATTATTCCACTTGTTCTTTCAAAAGGAGCTACTATCAAGGAAGCCAGAGACTGGAGCATCGAAGGCTGCGTTGAAAATTATGTTACCGGAAAAACAGATGGCAGACCGGTTGTAGGTTACATTAATACCGTGAAGCTTGTTGAGTTTGTTCTGAATGATGGTGTTGACCCGCTTACAGGAAAGCAGGTTGGACTTAAGACCGGTGATCCAAATCGATTTGAATCGTTTGAGGAGTTTATGGATGCCTACCAAAAGCAGATGGAATATTTTACAAGGCTGATGTGTGAAGCCTACAATATTGTTGGCGCATGTCAGGCCAATATGGTTCCTGCTTTATTGTCTTCCAGCCTAGTGGATGATTGTATTGAAAAAGGGAAAACATTGCAAGAAGGTGGCGCAAAATATAATTTTTCAGGTTCGTTTATCACTGCGATGGCTAATGCAGCGGATTCGATCGCAGCAATTAAGAAGTTCGTTTATGATGAGCACAAGATAAGTTTTGATGAACTTAAAGTAGCCATTGCGGATGATTTTAAAAATTATGAACCTTTGAGACAGATGCTGATGAATAATGCGCCTAAATACGGTAATGACGATGATTACGTTGATGAGATCGCGCAAAAAATTGTAGAAATCGCAACAGATGAAATTGAAAAATACCCTGATTCAAGAGATGGTAAGTACGTTTTGTCAGTTCTTTCACAGTCCTTTAATGTCCTTCAGGGCAAAAGTGTTGGGGCTACACCTGACGGACGGCATGCCTTTGAAGCGTTGGCGGATAATGCATCCCCAGCTGCATCCAGAGATGTCAACGGTCCGACCGCAGCTTTGCGTTCGGTTTCCAAAATTGATCAGTTCCGTCCTTTGATTGGCACGCTACTCAACCAGAAATTTGATCCGGTTATCGTTAAAGGTGAGAAAGGTTTGAATATTCTTGGAACATTGATTAAATCTTATTTTGACGAATATGGAGAACATGTTCAGATAAATGTTGTTGATGAGGAAACGCTGAGAGATGCACAAATTCATCCGGAAAACCATCGAAATTTGATGGTTCGAGTCGCGGGATATTCTGCGTATTTTATTGAGTTGGATAAAGATGTTCAGGAAAATGTCATTGCAAGAACAGCTCAGCAAAGTCTATAA
- the nhaC gene encoding Na+/H+ antiporter NhaC yields MKLFKNNETAKEVKPERKTTFGISVIVLIAAIGVLLIGVVGLKLDPHIPILMSVTVLLVYSIYLRIPWKDMRNSICKSISESIEAILIICLIGVTVGTWMSSGTVPLVIYYGLKIFSPQWFLLSILLLCCIMSIVTGSSWTTVGTIGVAFMGVGIGLGIPAGLTAGAILCGAYFGDKQSPVSDTTNFAAAVSKGGLYEVVRAMIYTTGPSLLVSAVVFVFLGFRYGSGTADISQIQAITDGLASSFNLSPILIIPLILLLAMIILKVPAIPTMIIASLMGAFFTFIIQGQDIASCLTFMHSGYVSETGVEVIDSLLTRGGLNSMTSTVMLMLFSLALAGCLERTGVMSIVIGKISGLTKNRAGLITTTLVMAIALSFFAADPYLAMLLPANAMGKKFDEQGIDRRVLGRTIQDGATVMAPLVPWGTNGIYCSLTLGVAVAEYAPYYLMGYATPIFAVICAVTGFGVLYTKKKNDQDEPVLEQ; encoded by the coding sequence GTCCTGTTGATCGGCGTGGTAGGCCTTAAACTAGACCCTCATATTCCAATTTTAATGAGTGTCACAGTCCTTTTGGTTTACAGTATTTATCTGCGTATTCCGTGGAAAGATATGCGCAATAGTATCTGTAAAAGCATTTCAGAATCCATAGAGGCAATTTTGATTATTTGCCTGATTGGGGTTACTGTTGGAACTTGGATGTCCAGCGGTACTGTGCCACTGGTTATTTATTATGGACTTAAAATTTTCTCACCACAATGGTTTTTGTTATCTATTCTGCTGCTATGCTGCATCATGTCTATTGTAACGGGGTCATCATGGACAACCGTCGGAACAATTGGGGTCGCCTTCATGGGCGTCGGAATCGGTTTAGGAATTCCAGCAGGTCTGACTGCCGGGGCGATTCTTTGTGGTGCTTATTTTGGTGATAAACAATCGCCGGTTTCCGATACAACAAATTTTGCCGCTGCTGTATCAAAAGGAGGACTTTACGAAGTGGTTCGTGCAATGATTTATACCACAGGTCCTTCCCTGCTTGTCAGTGCAGTTGTTTTTGTTTTCCTTGGGTTTAGATACGGGTCAGGGACAGCAGATATATCACAGATACAGGCCATTACGGATGGGCTTGCTTCTTCCTTTAATCTTTCACCTATATTAATAATACCATTAATTTTGTTATTGGCAATGATTATTTTAAAAGTACCCGCCATTCCAACTATGATTATCGCATCGCTGATGGGGGCATTTTTCACATTTATTATTCAAGGACAAGATATAGCTTCCTGCTTAACTTTTATGCATTCGGGATATGTTTCTGAAACAGGTGTCGAGGTTATTGACAGTTTGTTGACCCGTGGTGGATTGAACTCAATGACATCGACAGTGATGCTGATGTTATTTTCATTAGCTCTTGCCGGATGCTTAGAACGTACTGGTGTAATGAGTATTGTCATTGGAAAAATCAGTGGATTAACCAAAAATCGTGCAGGACTTATTACAACCACGCTTGTTATGGCTATTGCCTTAAGTTTTTTTGCGGCAGATCCATACCTTGCAATGCTTCTTCCAGCTAACGCTATGGGTAAAAAATTTGATGAACAGGGAATTGACCGACGTGTTCTGGGAAGGACTATTCAGGATGGTGCAACAGTCATGGCACCACTTGTTCCTTGGGGAACAAATGGTATTTATTGTTCGTTAACATTAGGTGTTGCGGTAGCAGAATATGCACCTTATTACTTAATGGGATATGCAACACCAATATTCGCTGTTATCTGTGCGGTGACAGGATTTGGTGTTCTCTATACTAAAAAGAAAAATGATCAAGATGAACCGGTACTGGAACAGTAG